TCGTACTCGGCCAATTTGCTATCCAACTTTTCGAGAAGAATATGGAAATTTTGGGGAGCTTCGGCCACTGCGGTTTGGATTTCGCTCACAATCGGAGGGATGATGATGAGTAATAACAGAACAATTCCGATACCGACCGCGGCCACGACAGCGGCGGTGGAGGCGGAACGACTAAAACCTTTTTTCTCCAGCCACTTTAGGAGCGGTAATGTGGCATACGCTAAAAAAAATGCGATGCAAAGTTGGAATAAAGCGGAGCCCAGTCCGACGAAAAACAAAGCAATGAACAATAATAAAGTTCCAACAACCGCAACTTCTTTAATCATGGATTTTTTAAGAGTTATCATGTCCAAGATTTAACTCTGATAGGCATTAGCGGCAATGAAATTCAGAGTCTAGCACCAATAATTTAATCTTAGAGCCTTACGTGGTCGTCAGATCCGTTTTCATGCGCAGAAGCGGAGGGGTTATTAAGAGAAATGCCGCAACGAAAACCATTGAGAGAATGACGAAAGCGTCATGGATTCCACGAAGATCAATGAAAGATCCGATAAAGGGGCCTAGAATTCCAAAAGTAAAACGAAACATAAAACTGAGCATAGAGTTTGCCGTCGCTCGCAGCTCGGCGCTCAAACGCATGTTAATTTGATCTCTGAGCGTGACATTGTTTAAGCCTCGAGAAAAGTAAATGAGTAAACCGCCCATGATCCCTACGATGACTTGATCGAAGGTCATCAATATATATCCACTGAAACAAAAAATCGGAATGGTGAGCATAACGGCCTGTAATCCAAACCGGCGTTGGAGATAAGGCGCACTGAGTGCCGCGAAACCGATGGAGATAGTGTAAAAGGCCCAAAGGATTCCAAAATATTTGAGATCAATCTGGAGATGTGTCCAGTATTTCTGAAGCGACCAAATGATAATAAAGTTGGCGAGAAACCAGACGACAAAGTTCATAGATAAAAGCCGCATTAAGCGATTATCGACAAATAACTTGCGAGCGACTTCGGGAATATGGTCCCATTTAAAAGCCCGCTTGCGTGCAATGTTGGGCTCCTTCAGAGTCAAAGCTGAAAGAAAAGGGAGCCACGAAATAATCATCTGGGTGAAAATCACGTGGCGAAAAGAAAAGGTCACGAGAAATCCGCCAATCAACGCTCCACTCGCTTCACCTAAAGAGTAGGACCACTGTGAAAATGACAAGGCTTTGGAAGCACCTTCGTGGTGTCTTTTGTC
The sequence above is drawn from the Bdellovibrionales bacterium genome and encodes:
- a CDS encoding MFS transporter, whose amino-acid sequence is MNPVRRVYIFNFSWLFIIVLPILYPYYASLGMTVTEFFQLQAAFGLSVALVDIPAGYFADLYGRKLSLCIGSIISALGYLVLNYATSFWGLFLHEVLVGIALGFISGCDVALLYDSLPLDKRHHEGASKALSFSQWSYSLGEASGALIGGFLVTFSFRHVIFTQMIISWLPFLSALTLKEPNIARKRAFKWDHIPEVARKLFVDNRLMRLLSMNFVVWFLANFIIIWSLQKYWTHLQIDLKYFGILWAFYTISIGFAALSAPYLQRRFGLQAVMLTIPIFCFSGYILMTFDQVIVGIMGGLLIYFSRGLNNVTLRDQINMRLSAELRATANSMLSFMFRFTFGILGPFIGSFIDLRGIHDAFVILSMVFVAAFLLITPPLLRMKTDLTTT
- a CDS encoding AI-2E family transporter, which codes for MDMITLKKSMIKEVAVVGTLLLFIALFFVGLGSALFQLCIAFFLAYATLPLLKWLEKKGFSRSASTAAVVAAVGIGIVLLLLIIIPPIVSEIQTAVAEAPQNFHILLEKLDSKLAEY